In the genome of Flavobacteriaceae bacterium YJPT1-3, the window CGCTGCGCACTATTTCCCCATGCCTTTCTCAAGATTCTGGATGCTGGGTCTAGGCTCTTTCGTGATTTTTGGTGTGGTGTACATTTTGGTCCGTAAATTGAAGTCCTTACGAATCTATTTCACCCTTAGTTGTGCCCTACTCCTGGCATTTTTGGGTTATGGTAGAAGCCTAAGTACCCAGCCTAAAAATCAGGATAATCATTATTGGCATCATCTGGAGCCTGGGAAAATTCAACAAGTTCAATTCCGCATTCTGGAAGAACGCAACTCCACTTCTTACGCACAACAATTCACTGCTTCCCTGCTTTCGATCAATGGCCAATCGACCCTAGGGCGGGTGTTGCTTCAGCTAAGGACAGGCGATAATTCCATAAAAAAACTAGTCCCTGACCAAGGCTACCTCGCCTTGGGGACCTTCCAACCTATCCCTGCCTCGAAAAATCCTTATCAATTTGATTATGGTAATTTTCTTGCGAATCAGAAAATTTACGGTCAAATCATTCTGGAAGAACAGGATTTAGTAGCTCTTGGATCGCTTTCTCCCAGTTGGCGTGGCTGGGCGTTTCGCTTTCGCGAAAGCGTTAAAAAAGAATTACTAGCATTGCACTACGAGCCGCTTGAGTATGCCGTAATTAATGCCCTCCTATTGGGAGAGCGGCAGCATTTGCCTAAGGTGCTCAGAGAGGACTATGCGGCTGCGGGTCTGATTCACATCCTGGCCTTGTCCGGCTTGCACATCGGTATCCTTCTATTAATCACTTCCGGTATTTTGAAGGTTATTTTATCAGCGAAACGCTATAGCCTTCTTCGATTACTGCTGACCCTCTTGATCATCTCGAGCTTCGCTTGCATCGCCGGCCTTAGTGCGTCCCTATTAAGGGCTGCTACCATGTTTTCTTTTGTGGCCATTGGAATGAGCAAAGGGAGACAGCAGGCCGGCTATAATGCCCTGATCATTTCGGCTTTAATTCTTTTGTGGATCAACCCAAAAATGCTCTTTGAAGTGGGATTTCAGCTGAGCTATGCGGCCGTTTTCTCTATTCTATGGATTTATCCGCTCATTCAGCGTTGCTATACGGCTCGATTTAAGCTGGACCGGCTCCTTTGGAATACCTTTTCCGTTAGTCTGAGTGCACAATTAGGCGTTTTACCCCTCAGCTTGTTCTATTTCCATCAATTTCCCGGACTTTTTTGGTTGGCCAATCTAGTGGTCGTGCCCTTTCTGGGGATTATTCTCGGCACCGGAATACTACTGATCGGCTTAGCACTACTCAATGCTTTACCGGCATTCTATGCAGACGCCTACGGCAATCTGATCGGGTTACTCAATGCCTTTACGCAATGGATCGCTGAACAGGAAATGTTCTTAGTTGAGCACATCTATTTCACTTTCTTTTTACTGCTGACCAGTTATGGTGTGTTGATCACCGGGGTTCGCTTTTTCAAAAAACCAGGCATTGATCGATTTCTTATTCTCACTTTTGGACTACTGATCTTCTTAGGCATCCTACTTATAGAAATTCAACCCAAACCGGACGCTCTGGTCATTCTCCATCAAAACCGAAAATCCTTGATCCTAATGAATCGAAAAAATAGCCTGAATATCTATACCTCAGACTCGATAACCCATCCCATGAAGCTAGGACCAATTTCCGATTGGGTGGAGAATCGATTTACATCGCAGGTCACCTTGCAGAACTGGTGCAATTATTTTGAAATCGATGATCGTAAGATACTTCTCATTGATCGGTCAGGGGTGTACGACCTCAATCTTCCAAAAATGGATTATGTCGTGATTACTCAGGCGCCACGCATACATTTCGATCGCCTGGTAAACACCTTCCCCGATGCCGTCTTTATCGCTGATGGCAGCAATTACAAAAGGGATGTACTTCGTTGGCAACAGACTTGCCGCAAAAAAGAAATCCCTTTTCATAATACCTACGAAAAGGGAGCCTATATCATTGAATCAGCAGCCGACTAAGAATCGTTAAAGGTACCTTTAAAATTAGCCTGATACTCCTGCCAGGCTTGCTGAGTGGTCAATTGCTTGTAATCATCGTTGGCAAGCATCCTCAAGAAAATCTCCAATTGTTTGGGTGTTTTATATCCGGGAATGGGTTGAATAAAATCTCCCGTTTCCGAAAAGAAAGCCAGCGAAGGGTAGGCATTGATCTTCATGGCATGAGCGAAGAAATGCTGACTATTTCGCTTTCCTTTACGCGCCGGGTCATAATTGGGATTGGTATAGGTAAAGTTCTTATAGGTCACTTTTTCCGTACCCTCCGCATCGAACTTTACCGGATAGAAATTCTTATTGATAAAGTTGGCTACATCTTTATTGGTAAAGGTGTTGCGATCCATGAGTTTACAGGGGCCACACCAGGTGGTGTAGACATCCACCAGTATTTTCTTTGGATTCTTTTTTTGGGCGGCCAGGGCTTCATCCATGGTCATCCAATTAATTTTCTGCGCCTGCATTGTCATGCCAAAAGCCATGACGACCAGTGCCACTGTCATCAATCTTTTCATGCTATTGTTCTGTTTAGATCGTGGGGACGATAATAATTTCAAATATAAGTATTTGATTTTAATGCACTTTTCCCATCAATCGGGTCAAGATAGGAGCCATAATCAATACGATCACGGCAGCACCCAGAGAATACATGGCAATGGTTTCGAATCCATTGGTGTAGGTCTCTAGTGTTTCTAAACCGCCCACATTCTTATCGGTGCTCTCAATTGCAAGATTCTTGCCAATAAATCCTACGATCTGAAAGGCAAAAGCAGAAGATAAAAACCATACGCCCATCATAAAGGCTACGATACGCTTGGGAGACAGATCGGTAATCTTAGACAGCCCAACAGGAGACATGAATAATTCTCCTACAGAGATCAGAAAGTACATAATCAATAAGTAAGAAAATGGCACCATACCGTTGGCATCAGCGCTTCCACCGCTCATAGCTAAAATATAGAAACTAATCCCGGCAAAGGCCAATCCTGCAGCAAACTTGTAGGGAGTACGTGGATTCATTTTGCGCTTACTCAAATAGGTCCACATCAAAGAAATGGGGATGGAAAGAATAATAATATACATGGAGTTCAACGCATTGGTTTGAGCGGCATCAACCAGGAACAGGTTGACATTTCGCGCTGCGAAAAGCGTAATCACACTCCCCGACAACTCGTGAAAGCCCCAGAAAATCGTCATAAACAAGGTGATCATCACCGCTACGAAGAGTTTTTTTCGTTCGTCTGCCGTAGCCTGAAACATAATATAAGCCAGGTATAGCAATACGGTTACTCCAATTCCTTTAAAAATTACATTGACAATGTTCTGATCACCCAAAATACCGTCTCCTCCACCAATGGCCTGGTAAGAAGAAAGTAACCAGGCTACCACAGGCACACAGAGTACGGAAAGCAAATACACCAGGTTTTTCCCTCCAAACGAGGTTTTTTCAAGACCAGTTTCCTGATTGACAGGCGCCAACCCGCGATTTCCGAAGACATTGCGCTTGATCCCACTCCAAAAAACGATCAGCCCGGTTAACATTCCTATCCCGGCTAGGCCGAAACCATAATGCCATCCGTAGGTGCTACCCAACCAGCCGCACAAAAGCGGAGCGACAAAACCTCCAATATTGATTCCCATGTAAAAAATGGTAAAGCCAGAATCCTTTTTAGGATCACCATCCTTGTAGAGCGTACCCACGAAGGTGGAAATATTTGGCTTAAAAAATCCATTTCCAACCACGATAAAAGCCAGCGCTAAAAAGAAGGCAATATTGTTTTCGATGGCCAGCACAAAATGCCCAATAGCCATCAGAATACCACCCAGGAAAATGGAATTCCGCATGCCTAGTATGGAGTCGGACAAGCGTCCACCAATAACGGTAGAGGCATAGACCAAGGACCCGTAGGAAGAATATACCGCAGCGGCTGCAAAATCCCTGGCTACCAGAGCCTCAAAGACCACATTGACCATGTAGAGCGTAAGCAAAGCACGCATTCCGTAAAAACTGAAGCGTTCCCAGAGCTCAGCGAAAAAGAGATAGAACAATCCTTGCGGATGCCCCAGTAATTGCTTTTGTTCTGCAGTATTGTCGATCGTATCGGCCATTTTGGTAAGGATTTACAGGTTGTTTTTTATAAAATTGGTCATCTTGGTGTAAAGGTGCAGGCGGGTATTCCCACCGTAGATACCGTGATTTTTGTCCGGGTAGATCGCCCAGTCAAATTGTTTGTTGGCCTGAACCAAGGCTTCGATCAGACTCATGGTGTTCTGCACATGTACGTTATCATCAGCACTACCGTGCACCAATAGGTATTTACCTTTCAACTTATCGACATGAGTCACCGGTGAATTTTGGTCGTATCCAGACGGATTTTCCTGAGGCGTGGCCATGTAGCGCTCAGTATAGATGGTATCGTAATACCTCCAGCTGGAAACCGGGGCCACTGCAATAGCCATACTGAAGGTGTCGTTACCCTGAAAAAGGCAGTTGGAAGACATAAAGCCTCCATAACTCCAACCCCAGATACCAATCCGTTCCCCATCAATATAAGGCCGTTTGGCTAACTGCTGAGCCGCTGCGATTTGATCCTCCACTTCGTATTTACCCAATTCTTTTTGCGTGATCTTTTTAAAATCTCGCCCTTTGAGACCAGTACCTCGTGGATCTACACAAACCACGATCGTACCCTCCTGCACCAACATCTGATGCCAGAAATCATTGGCTCCACCCCAACTGTTTTTAACGCTTTGGGATCCCGGTCCGGAATACTGCGTCATAAACAATGGGTATACTTTGTTCGCGTCAAAATCGGCAGGCTTGATGATGTACGCATTGAGGTCGGCTCCGTTCACGGATAGCGTAAAGAACTCCTTGGGCGAGGTCTTGTACTGGGAATAGCGCTCTGCGAGAGCTTCATTAGCAACGATCATCCGTAGTTGTTTACCCTCTTTTGCGCGATGCAAAGCATAGCGCCAGGGAGTCGTAGCGGTCGAGAAGGAATTGATGTAGTAGGTAAAATCAGCACTAAAATCGGCGCTGTTCGTTCCAGGTTCAGCCGATAGCACTTGCTTCTTTTTTCCATTCAACCCCACAGCATATACTCCGCGGTTGATGGAACCATTCTCCGTACTTTGATAAAAAATACGCTTGGTTTTGGCATCATAGCCATAGTAATCGGTGACCTCCCAGGAACCCTGAGTAATCTGATTTTTCAACCGTCCATTCTTATCGTAGTGGTAGATGTGGTTCCAACCGTCCATTTCACTGGTCCAGATAAAACTATTGTCCTCCAGAAAGGTCAGATAATCGGTCACATCTACATAAGCTTTATCGGTTTCTCGAAGCACTCGTTTGGAACGGTCTTCGGAAGCATCATAAAAAATAAGATCCAGATTGTTTTGATAGCGATTCAGAGTTTGAACGGATAAGACATCAGGGTCCTGAGTCCAGTCAAGCCTCGGGATGTAATAATTCTCAAAGGCCGATAAATCGATTTGTTTCGCTTTCGCGGAAGCCAGATCATACACATGTAAGCTCACCGTAGCATTGATCTCTCCGGCTTTAGGATACTTAAAGACCTGTTGCGTCTGATAGAGTTCACTGCCATAAATATCCATAGAGAATTCCGGTACTAAACGTTCATCAAATCGAATAAAAGCAATTTTGTCTCCAGTGGCATTCCAGTCAAAAGCACGCACGAATGCAAACTCTTCCTCATACACCCAGTCGGTGATCCCGTTGATGATCTCATTCTTAACCCCATCGAAGGTCACCTGAGTAGTGGTTCCATCCGTCAGGTTTTTGATGTAAATATTGTTGTTCAGGCCATAGGCGACCTGACTTCCATCCGGAGAGAAGGTCGGTTCCTGTATGGGTTCCTCAGCAACAGTTGTCAATGTTTTGCTCTGAAGATCATACACCAGATAAGTACCCAGGGTGGATCTTCTGTAAATCGACTTCAAATTAGTGGCTAGTAATACCTTTTGCTCATCCGGACTGAATTCATAGCTGATGAAATAATCCAGGCCATCAATTGTGCTGGCGTCTATTGCCGTTCGCACCTGTACACCACTGGCATAATCAAAAATATCAACAGTGCTGTTTCTGGTATTTCGGTCAAAATTCATGACCGCATACTCCTTTCCGTTATTGAGTGAATGCAGGCGATCCAAATATTCACTTCTGAAGGTATTATCTTTCCAAATGTCTTCGAGGGTAATTTCTTGTAGTTGCGCGGTGGCAGTAGCTGTTGCTGAAAGTAGAAAAGCAACGATTAGGTGTTTTAAGCCCATAAATGAAAGATCGTTTTAAAATTTGTCAAGTTTACTAAAAATCCCACAAAAAGGGGGGCGATTCCTGTTAAATACGCAAATAGAATGCCGAACAGTCAACAGAAGCAGCCCTTTTGGGAACGCTTATTTGTCGTTATCTTTACGGCACCTTAGTATTTGAATATGACCCAACCCATCAGCGGTTTTTCCAAGCTTTCCAAATCAGAGAAAATCGATTGGCTTATCAACACCTATTTCACGGAAGCTATTGAAGCCCGTAATGTACTTGAACGCTACTGGAACAGTGATGAACAACTGCAACAATTGCATGATGAGTTCATTGAAAATACCATCACTAATTTCTATTTACCGCTGGGGGTGGCTCCCAATTTCAAAATCAATGACCGGCTGTATGCCATACCTATGGCGGTGGAAGAAAGCTCGGTAGTAGCCGCCGCAAGCAAAGCAGCCAAGTATTGGTATGAGCGCGGAGGTTTTAAAACGCGCGTGATTGACACCGTCAAAATAGGCCATGTGCATTTTATGTTTGATGGTGATCCGGACCACTTAAAACGCTTTGTCGAGCGGCATCTCAATGCCTTAAAAGATTCAGCTGCAGGGCTTACCGCAAAAATGGAAAAACGAGGCGGCGGACTGTTATCTATGAAGCTGGTTGATCAAACCCAGAAGCTCTCCAACTACTATCAATTGGAGTGTCGCTTTGAAACCAAAGACGCCATGGGTGCCAATTTCATCAACTCCTGCCTGGAGCAATATGCCGCTGAATTGGAACGACTGGCGCAAGAGGAGCTAAGAACTTCAACTAAGGAGAATACGGTGGAAGTGGTCATGAGTATCCTTTCCAATTATGTACCGGAATGCCTGGTTTACGCAGAGGTATCCTGCCCGGTAGAGCAACTGGCCGAGCCCGGTATCGAACCTGAACATTTTGCAGAAAAATTTGTTCAGGCTGTACAAATTGCAGAAGTAGAGCCTTATCGCGCGGTGACTCATAATAAAGGGATCATGAATGGCATTGATGCTGTGGTGATCGCCACAGGGAATGATTTTAGAGCGATTGAAGCGGGCATTCATGCGTATGCCGCTCGTTCCGGAAACTACCGAAGTTTGACTCAGGCGCGTATAGAGGATGGGAACTTCCGTTTTTCAATCGAGATCCCTCTCGCACTTGGAACCGTGGGAGGATTGACTAAATTACATCCACTGGTGCGCTGGTGCCTTGAACTCTTGCAGCAACCCAGCGCTCGCGAACTTATGCAAATAGTGGCAGTTGCTGGTCTGGCTCAAAATTTTGGAGCTTTGAAGTCACTCGTGACCACAGGAATCCAACAAGGACATATGAAAATGCATTTATTGAATATTCTCAATCAACTGAATGCAACCCCCGATGAAAAAGAGAAAGCGGTGACCCATTTTAAAGATGTCCCCGTTTCTCACAGCGCTGCGGAAGCCTTGCTTGAAAAACTGCGTAACTCTTGAGCCGCTACTACGGCCACGGTAAATTATTGCTAACGGCAGAATATGCTGTTCTTGATGGTGCCAAAGCCCTGGCCATACCCACTCAAAAAGGGCAATCCTTAGAAATCCAAGAATACGATCGAGAAGAACTTTTCTGGAAAAGCTATGACCATAAGGGACAGCTGTGGTTTAAGGATCAATTACTCTGGAAAGATGAAGCATTTCGATCGCAATCTCAAACTGCTACCGGGAAGCGACTTGAACAATTGCTGAATGCCATCATTACCCTCAAACCTGGATTTCATGATAAAGCCCTTGGTCAACAGGCCATTACCCATTTAGAATTTCCAGCCAATTGGGGACTGGGCAGTTCTTCTACCCTGGTCGTGAACCTGGCCTCCTGGGCTCAGGTAAATCCTTATGAATTACTGGAAGCGAGTTTTGGAGGGAGTGGGTATGATCTCGCTTGCGCGAAAGCAGAATCGCCCATACTCTATACCCGCAATAGATTTGAACCTCAGGTGGAGTCAGTATCCCTAAATTGGAATTTTACGGACCGGCTTTGGTTCGTGCATTTGAACGAGAAAAAGAACAGTCGGGAGGCGATCAGTCATTATCGCAGTCAGTCCGTATCACAGAAAGAACAATTGATTCTAGAGGTCAATGATTTAACCCAGCAATTTTTAGAGGCTAAAACCCTTGAACAGTTGGAAACCGCAATCGACAGGCATGAGGTCCTCTTATCTCGAGTACTTGGACTGCCTCCCATCAAAGAAAAACGATTTAAAGATTTTCGCGGAAGCATAAAAAGCCTGGGAGGCTGGGGTGGCGACTTTGTCCTGGCTACTGATCCGGGTGATGCAGAAGCCTATTTTCGGGATAAGGGGTATCCCACCATATGCGCCTTTTCAGACATGATTTTATAAAAAAAGCCGTCCCCAGAGGACGGCTTTTTCATGCTATAGAGAACAGAAACCTAGTAAAAAGTACTTCTATTGTCTTCAATTTCTGCAGCTTCTTTTAGCGCCTGAAGTACCTGAGTATTGACTCCGGCTCGATCTGCTGCCGTAAGTTGCCCGGCAAAAGAGGCGTAATTCTCTAGAGCAGGAGCATCAGCGATACGGGTCACTTTTACCCAGTATACACCACGATCTCCCTGTATGGGCTCTGAAACCTGACCTTCCTCAAGTCCGAAGGCTCTTCCTACCACGCGAGGCTCTGTACCTGCTCCCGAAATGGTGGGATTCTTCATATTGATGGCTCCGGCAGTTTTGACCGATTGATCCACGCTGGACGCGATGGCATCCAAGGTCGATCCGTTGGCTTTAGCTTTAATTAATTCGGCTTTCTTCTTATTTTTCAATAAAGGCATTAAGGCTACCGAAGCATCTTCTACGCTCATCAATCCTTTATCGGTCTTCGCTGTCAATTGAGCCACCACATAGCCTTCTGCTGTCTGGAATCGTTTAATATCTCCCACTTTAGCTTCTTCTCCAAACGCCCATTGTACAATGCTGCGTTGTGGACCCAATCCAGGAATGTTCTCTTCGAGCTCTTTCATTCGATTGACTGGTCTCACGGTATAGTTGTTCTCCTTAGCCACCTCTACAAAATCACCTTCGGTAGCCGCTATTTCAAATTTGGTGGTTTTATTGAATACTTCATTGATCGTTTCATCTGATGGAAGGATTTCTTTAGCTACCGTAGCCACTTTGATCGCCTCTTTCTTGGCCTTCTGATCTTCAATTCGGATCACGTGGTAACCAAAGCGGGTTTCCACCACACCGATCTCACCAACAGCGCCCTCCGAAACAAAGTCATTGAAAGGCTTAACCATGATATTCTTACGGAACCATCCAAGATCGCCACCCTGGTCGCGGTTGCTACCATCTGCGGAAAACTCAGCAGCTAAGTCTGCAAATTGAGATCCGTCTCTTCGAACTACCTCAGCAATGCTATCTGCTTTGGCTTTAGCTTGTCCTTTAGTCAAGGTCGTGGATCCAGCATTGGCCAAACCGATGTAAGGGATCAAAATATGAGAAGCTTTGATCGAATCCGGTACCATTTTACGCTCCTGGACCAAGGAAATCTTATAAAATCCATTTTGTTTGTATGGCCCAAAGACTTCACCAGTTGGTGTTGCAAATAAACCTTCTCTGATGTCTTGAGCCAACTCAGACTTAAAGAATAAACGATCGTCATGGGGCTGATCTGAGTATTCATTGACAAATGCAGAAACATCGGCTGTAGTCGTCAGTCCGGGTACCGTATCGCTAATTTTCGCGGAAGCATTGTACTCAGCACGATCAGCAATAAGGGTCTTGATCTCTTCACGCGTCGCATTCTCGTCTTCCAGCGAAGGATCTTCAGCGAAACTCACATAACGAATACTACGGGTAGCATCTGTAGTAAATTCTTTTTGATGATCTTTTAAATACGCTTGAATATCTCCTTTGGTCACCTCTATTTCTTCATCTGGAATGGTCGTGTAT includes:
- a CDS encoding ComEC/Rec2 family competence protein — translated: MKGINIPLLWCTLMLALGIIAAHYFPMPFSRFWMLGLGSFVIFGVVYILVRKLKSLRIYFTLSCALLLAFLGYGRSLSTQPKNQDNHYWHHLEPGKIQQVQFRILEERNSTSYAQQFTASLLSINGQSTLGRVLLQLRTGDNSIKKLVPDQGYLALGTFQPIPASKNPYQFDYGNFLANQKIYGQIILEEQDLVALGSLSPSWRGWAFRFRESVKKELLALHYEPLEYAVINALLLGERQHLPKVLREDYAAAGLIHILALSGLHIGILLLITSGILKVILSAKRYSLLRLLLTLLIISSFACIAGLSASLLRAATMFSFVAIGMSKGRQQAGYNALIISALILLWINPKMLFEVGFQLSYAAVFSILWIYPLIQRCYTARFKLDRLLWNTFSVSLSAQLGVLPLSLFYFHQFPGLFWLANLVVVPFLGIILGTGILLIGLALLNALPAFYADAYGNLIGLLNAFTQWIAEQEMFLVEHIYFTFFLLLTSYGVLITGVRFFKKPGIDRFLILTFGLLIFLGILLIEIQPKPDALVILHQNRKSLILMNRKNSLNIYTSDSITHPMKLGPISDWVENRFTSQVTLQNWCNYFEIDDRKILLIDRSGVYDLNLPKMDYVVITQAPRIHFDRLVNTFPDAVFIADGSNYKRDVLRWQQTCRKKEIPFHNTYEKGAYIIESAAD
- a CDS encoding thioredoxin family protein, with the protein product MKRLMTVALVVMAFGMTMQAQKINWMTMDEALAAQKKNPKKILVDVYTTWCGPCKLMDRNTFTNKDVANFINKNFYPVKFDAEGTEKVTYKNFTYTNPNYDPARKGKRNSQHFFAHAMKINAYPSLAFFSETGDFIQPIPGYKTPKQLEIFLRMLANDDYKQLTTQQAWQEYQANFKGTFNDS
- a CDS encoding oligopeptide:H+ symporter; its protein translation is MADTIDNTAEQKQLLGHPQGLFYLFFAELWERFSFYGMRALLTLYMVNVVFEALVARDFAAAAVYSSYGSLVYASTVIGGRLSDSILGMRNSIFLGGILMAIGHFVLAIENNIAFFLALAFIVVGNGFFKPNISTFVGTLYKDGDPKKDSGFTIFYMGINIGGFVAPLLCGWLGSTYGWHYGFGLAGIGMLTGLIVFWSGIKRNVFGNRGLAPVNQETGLEKTSFGGKNLVYLLSVLCVPVVAWLLSSYQAIGGGDGILGDQNIVNVIFKGIGVTVLLYLAYIMFQATADERKKLFVAVMITLFMTIFWGFHELSGSVITLFAARNVNLFLVDAAQTNALNSMYIIILSIPISLMWTYLSKRKMNPRTPYKFAAGLAFAGISFYILAMSGGSADANGMVPFSYLLIMYFLISVGELFMSPVGLSKITDLSPKRIVAFMMGVWFLSSAFAFQIVGFIGKNLAIESTDKNVGGLETLETYTNGFETIAMYSLGAAVIVLIMAPILTRLMGKVH
- a CDS encoding S9 family peptidase, with amino-acid sequence MGLKHLIVAFLLSATATATAQLQEITLEDIWKDNTFRSEYLDRLHSLNNGKEYAVMNFDRNTRNSTVDIFDYASGVQVRTAIDASTIDGLDYFISYEFSPDEQKVLLATNLKSIYRRSTLGTYLVYDLQSKTLTTVAEEPIQEPTFSPDGSQVAYGLNNNIYIKNLTDGTTTQVTFDGVKNEIINGITDWVYEEEFAFVRAFDWNATGDKIAFIRFDERLVPEFSMDIYGSELYQTQQVFKYPKAGEINATVSLHVYDLASAKAKQIDLSAFENYYIPRLDWTQDPDVLSVQTLNRYQNNLDLIFYDASEDRSKRVLRETDKAYVDVTDYLTFLEDNSFIWTSEMDGWNHIYHYDKNGRLKNQITQGSWEVTDYYGYDAKTKRIFYQSTENGSINRGVYAVGLNGKKKQVLSAEPGTNSADFSADFTYYINSFSTATTPWRYALHRAKEGKQLRMIVANEALAERYSQYKTSPKEFFTLSVNGADLNAYIIKPADFDANKVYPLFMTQYSGPGSQSVKNSWGGANDFWHQMLVQEGTIVVCVDPRGTGLKGRDFKKITQKELGKYEVEDQIAAAQQLAKRPYIDGERIGIWGWSYGGFMSSNCLFQGNDTFSMAIAVAPVSSWRYYDTIYTERYMATPQENPSGYDQNSPVTHVDKLKGKYLLVHGSADDNVHVQNTMSLIEALVQANKQFDWAIYPDKNHGIYGGNTRLHLYTKMTNFIKNNL
- a CDS encoding hydroxymethylglutaryl-CoA reductase, degradative, giving the protein MTQPISGFSKLSKSEKIDWLINTYFTEAIEARNVLERYWNSDEQLQQLHDEFIENTITNFYLPLGVAPNFKINDRLYAIPMAVEESSVVAAASKAAKYWYERGGFKTRVIDTVKIGHVHFMFDGDPDHLKRFVERHLNALKDSAAGLTAKMEKRGGGLLSMKLVDQTQKLSNYYQLECRFETKDAMGANFINSCLEQYAAELERLAQEELRTSTKENTVEVVMSILSNYVPECLVYAEVSCPVEQLAEPGIEPEHFAEKFVQAVQIAEVEPYRAVTHNKGIMNGIDAVVIATGNDFRAIEAGIHAYAARSGNYRSLTQARIEDGNFRFSIEIPLALGTVGGLTKLHPLVRWCLELLQQPSARELMQIVAVAGLAQNFGALKSLVTTGIQQGHMKMHLLNILNQLNATPDEKEKAVTHFKDVPVSHSAAEALLEKLRNS
- a CDS encoding GYDIA family GHMP kinase, which gives rise to MSRYYGHGKLLLTAEYAVLDGAKALAIPTQKGQSLEIQEYDREELFWKSYDHKGQLWFKDQLLWKDEAFRSQSQTATGKRLEQLLNAIITLKPGFHDKALGQQAITHLEFPANWGLGSSSTLVVNLASWAQVNPYELLEASFGGSGYDLACAKAESPILYTRNRFEPQVESVSLNWNFTDRLWFVHLNEKKNSREAISHYRSQSVSQKEQLILEVNDLTQQFLEAKTLEQLETAIDRHEVLLSRVLGLPPIKEKRFKDFRGSIKSLGGWGGDFVLATDPGDAEAYFRDKGYPTICAFSDMIL
- a CDS encoding peptidylprolyl isomerase; the encoded protein is MAVLNKIRQRSLFLILIIALALFSFVLSDIIKNGGFSAQNPQTVGIVNGEEITQQDFALGVENETRRLGPQTTTLRAVNSVWEREVNRIVLEEQFEELGITVERDKLNQLLKETLQNNPNFQDASGFYSEVKMQEYVANLKATNEAAYQQWVDFENQLARSEQERIYYNLIKAATTSTLSEGEAAYKLENNVRDIQYVQVPYTTIPDEEIEVTKGDIQAYLKDHQKEFTTDATRSIRYVSFAEDPSLEDENATREEIKTLIADRAEYNASAKISDTVPGLTTTADVSAFVNEYSDQPHDDRLFFKSELAQDIREGLFATPTGEVFGPYKQNGFYKISLVQERKMVPDSIKASHILIPYIGLANAGSTTLTKGQAKAKADSIAEVVRRDGSQFADLAAEFSADGSNRDQGGDLGWFRKNIMVKPFNDFVSEGAVGEIGVVETRFGYHVIRIEDQKAKKEAIKVATVAKEILPSDETINEVFNKTTKFEIAATEGDFVEVAKENNYTVRPVNRMKELEENIPGLGPQRSIVQWAFGEEAKVGDIKRFQTAEGYVVAQLTAKTDKGLMSVEDASVALMPLLKNKKKAELIKAKANGSTLDAIASSVDQSVKTAGAINMKNPTISGAGTEPRVVGRAFGLEEGQVSEPIQGDRGVYWVKVTRIADAPALENYASFAGQLTAADRAGVNTQVLQALKEAAEIEDNRSTFY